One window from the genome of Nitrospiraceae bacterium encodes:
- a CDS encoding 2Fe-2S iron-sulfur cluster binding domain-containing protein: MGGSNPYIEKSETAVAKKPFKLTFITPEKPIEIEVDPEKFPYGETGLPGSILDIALGNGIDVEHACGGVCACSTCHIIVKQGLDTCNEATDDENDQLDEAPGLTLQSRLGCQCVPNGEKDLIIEIPAWNKNLVKESH, translated from the coding sequence ATGGGAGGCAGCAATCCATATATTGAGAAAAGCGAAACCGCAGTCGCGAAGAAACCATTCAAACTGACCTTTATTACACCTGAAAAGCCCATTGAAATTGAGGTTGACCCGGAAAAATTCCCTTACGGGGAGACAGGATTGCCTGGGAGCATCCTCGATATCGCGTTGGGAAATGGCATAGATGTGGAACATGCATGCGGCGGAGTCTGCGCCTGCTCGACCTGTCATATTATTGTGAAGCAGGGACTGGACACCTGCAACGAGGCCACGGATGACGAAAATGACCAATTAGATGAAGCTCCAGGGCTTACCCTGCAATCAAGGCTGGGATGCCAGTGCGTCCCGAACGGGGAAAAAGACCTCATCATTGAAATCCCGGCATGGAATAAAAACCTTGTCAAAGAAAGCCACTAA
- a CDS encoding ShlB/FhaC/HecB family hemolysin secretion/activation protein, with protein sequence MAARNALFGSRSLSQASVKRIIRVVGIGKGLPVFLILSLQFFPGVGQDKQLYAQVQPGFDPTGRFGQHPPLEKKTEPLPPKPAPDITLPPVETIPELKGAPPQIRVMIRKIQVEGSTVFSAEELAKVTAPYENRELSTNDLEELRRALTLLYVNKGYVNSGAVIPDQTLQNGVVTIQIIEGKLTDIQIEGTKYFLPFYFEDRIALSSGPPLNINPLKEKLQLLLQDPRTERLNTELKPGLKPGEGVLHVQVEEASPFNAWIEFNNFQSPTVGESRGLGNIAVQNPFGLGDAFRFTYGQSKGLQPLIEANYIIPLTARDTTLELNFRFNDFNVVTKPFDDLDIKTKSQIYKIALRQPVYRTLNDEIALSLIGEHLENQSFLGGTGFSFQPGATSNGKAIVSALRFGQEWIHRESNQVLAVRSRFSVGLDVLNATNNKQNSDDPDGEFFVWLGQAQYVRRIDPLGIEFLGGLTLQIANDSLFALEQFAVGGRYSVRGYWENYLVRDNAFLFNLESRIPMFPDFFGPKVSVALAPFIDVGRSWEAKRNTPDPQTLASIGTGIRLSFFNRAHASLYWGQQLNHVQDPPDGGVQDQGIHWEFVLDIL encoded by the coding sequence ATGGCAGCGAGGAATGCGTTGTTTGGTTCAAGGTCCCTCTCACAGGCATCCGTCAAACGGATTATCCGGGTCGTTGGTATTGGAAAAGGACTGCCTGTTTTCCTCATCCTATCTTTACAATTTTTTCCGGGAGTAGGACAGGATAAACAACTCTACGCGCAGGTCCAGCCAGGATTTGATCCCACCGGACGGTTCGGCCAACACCCGCCTTTAGAGAAAAAAACCGAGCCTCTGCCCCCAAAGCCTGCCCCCGATATCACACTGCCTCCGGTGGAAACCATTCCTGAATTGAAAGGGGCCCCGCCTCAGATTCGGGTTATGATCCGGAAAATTCAGGTTGAGGGGAGCACTGTCTTTTCAGCGGAAGAACTGGCCAAAGTCACAGCCCCATACGAAAACAGAGAGTTGTCCACCAATGATCTGGAGGAACTGCGCCGGGCCTTAACGTTGCTCTATGTCAATAAAGGATATGTAAACTCCGGAGCGGTGATTCCCGACCAGACACTTCAGAATGGAGTCGTCACCATTCAGATTATTGAGGGAAAACTGACGGACATTCAGATCGAAGGCACCAAATATTTTCTACCCTTTTATTTTGAAGACCGGATTGCCCTGAGCAGCGGACCACCGCTCAACATCAATCCGTTGAAAGAAAAGCTCCAACTCCTTCTTCAAGACCCCCGCACGGAACGATTAAACACGGAGCTGAAACCCGGCCTGAAACCAGGCGAGGGTGTCCTCCATGTGCAAGTGGAGGAAGCGTCACCCTTCAATGCCTGGATAGAATTCAACAACTTTCAATCCCCAACCGTTGGCGAGTCGCGGGGTCTCGGCAATATCGCTGTGCAGAACCCGTTTGGATTGGGCGATGCCTTTCGCTTTACCTATGGCCAGTCCAAAGGATTGCAGCCTCTCATCGAAGCCAATTACATCATCCCGCTCACGGCACGGGATACCACCCTGGAGCTGAATTTCCGGTTCAATGACTTTAACGTCGTCACAAAACCATTCGATGATCTGGACATTAAGACCAAGTCCCAAATATACAAAATCGCCTTGCGTCAGCCCGTCTATCGCACACTCAATGACGAAATTGCCCTTTCCCTCATCGGAGAACACCTGGAAAATCAAAGTTTCCTGGGCGGAACGGGATTTTCCTTCCAGCCTGGAGCCACGAGCAACGGCAAGGCTATCGTGTCAGCCCTCAGATTCGGGCAGGAATGGATTCACCGGGAATCCAATCAAGTTCTCGCGGTTCGATCCCGGTTCAGTGTGGGATTGGACGTACTGAATGCCACCAACAATAAACAAAACTCGGATGATCCGGACGGGGAATTTTTTGTCTGGTTAGGCCAGGCTCAATATGTCAGACGGATAGATCCTCTCGGCATCGAATTTCTCGGGGGCCTGACCTTGCAGATTGCCAACGACAGCTTATTCGCACTGGAACAATTTGCCGTCGGCGGCCGGTACAGCGTCCGGGGGTACTGGGAAAATTATTTGGTGCGGGATAATGCGTTTCTGTTCAACCTAGAGTCCCGAATCCCGATGTTCCCCGACTTTTTCGGTCCAAAGGTGTCGGTGGCACTGGCCCCCTTCATTGATGTGGGGCGGTCATGGGAAGCCAAACGCAATACGCCCGATCCGCAGACCCTGGCCAGTATTGGCACAGGAATCCGACTGTCCTTCTTCAATCGGGCACATGCCAGTCTGTATTGGGGACAGCAGTTAAATCACGTGCAGGATCCTCCCGATGGAGGGGTACAGGATCAGGGAATTCATTGGGAATTTGTCCTGGATATTTTGTAG
- a CDS encoding OmpA family protein gives MNFPVDADEEIHDALTVSIPVAFLPKRRGLGLSVEDRYQDPVFADVYFDDARSSLQGGIEGFLHETVALLKQEDRWELRIEGHCDSRGPSAYNFARADYHLRSLAGFLVQLGVPSGRIHPVNFGQTPFFCQSGNERCQEDNLRAERIFSILAVDRFQRGCVARLRLVAGKDSDRAIGYLKRSPYLQRIQLASPPITSFR, from the coding sequence TTGAATTTTCCGGTAGACGCGGACGAAGAAATTCATGATGCGTTGACGGTCTCTATCCCGGTGGCGTTTTTGCCGAAGAGGCGGGGTTTGGGGTTATCGGTCGAAGACAGGTACCAGGACCCTGTATTTGCCGACGTGTACTTTGATGACGCCCGCTCTTCCCTCCAGGGCGGTATCGAAGGGTTTCTCCACGAAACAGTCGCACTTCTGAAACAGGAAGACCGGTGGGAATTACGGATTGAAGGCCATTGTGATTCGCGAGGCCCGTCTGCCTATAACTTCGCCCGGGCCGATTATCATCTAAGATCCCTTGCTGGTTTTTTGGTGCAGTTGGGGGTTCCCTCCGGGCGAATTCATCCGGTGAATTTTGGTCAAACTCCATTTTTCTGTCAAAGCGGGAATGAACGGTGTCAGGAAGATAACCTCCGCGCGGAACGAATTTTTTCTATCCTGGCTGTTGACCGTTTTCAACGGGGGTGTGTGGCCCGATTGCGTCTTGTTGCCGGAAAGGATTCGGATCGAGCCATAGGGTATTTGAAGCGCTCGCCTTATTTGCAACGCATTCAACTCGCGTCTCCTCCAATCACCTCTTTCCGCTGA